GGTGACTTCCTTGACCGATTTTTCCGCGATCTCGGCGATGCGCCTGTCGGTCGAGGACAGCAGCCCGCGCATCAGGAAGTAGTGCCAGGTGTCGAAGAAGAACTGGCGCACCATGGTCTGGGCGTAGTCGCCGTTCGGCTGTTCGACCAGCAGGACATTGCGGAACTCGCGGCTGTCGCGCAGGTAGGCGAGGCGGTCCTCGTCGCGGCCGCGGCCTTCGAGTTCGCCGGCGTAGCCCAGCCACATGCGGGTCTGGCCGAGCAGGTCGAGGGCGACGTTGGTGAGCGCCATGTCCTCTTCCAGCGCCGGACCCTTGCCGCACAGCTGGGACAGCTGCTGGGACAGGATCAGGGCGTTGTCGCCCTGGCGCAGAAGGTATTCGATCTTGGCCAATTCAAGGTTCACGGCCGGCCTCACAGGTTCTTGACTTCTTCCGGCATCGGGAAGAAGGTCGGGTGGCGATACACCTTGCTGTTGGACGGCTCGAACAGCGCGTCCTTGTCGCTCGGGCTGGAGGCGACGATGTCGGCCGCCTTCACGACCCAGATCGAGACGCCTTCGTTACGGCGCGTGTAGACGTCGCGCGCATTGTTGATCGCCATCTCGGCATCCGGTGCGTGCAGGCTGCCGACGTGCTTGTGGGCGAGTCCGTGCTGGCTGCGGATGAAGACTTCCCACAGGGGCCATTCTTTGCTCATTGTTGTCTCCGGGTTTTTACGTGGGCACGGGGTGCCCACCCTACATCAGGCGACCTGCCTGGCAGCCTGCTTGTCCGCATGCGCCACCAGCGCCTCGCGGAACCATGCGCCGTCTTCCCAGGCCTTGACCCGGGTGCGCAGGCGCTCCTTGTTGCAGGGCCCGTTGCCCTTCAGGACGTTGTGGAATTCGTCCCAGTCGATCTCGCCGAAATCGTAGTGGCCGCGTTCTTCGTTCCACTTCAGGTCGGGGTCGGGGACGCTCAGGCCCAGGAATTCGGCCTGCGGCACGGTCTGGTCGACCATGCGCTGGCGCAGTTCGTCGTTCGAGAACAGCTTGATCCGCCACTGCGTCGACTGCGCGCTGTTGACCGACTCGGCGTCCGACGGGCCGAACATCATCAGCGAGGGCCACCACCAGCGGTTCAGGGCGTCCTGGGCCA
This window of the Massilia sp. WG5 genome carries:
- the paaC gene encoding 1,2-phenylacetyl-CoA epoxidase subunit PaaC translates to MNLELAKIEYLLRQGDNALILSQQLSQLCGKGPALEEDMALTNVALDLLGQTRMWLGYAGELEGRGRDEDRLAYLRDSREFRNVLLVEQPNGDYAQTMVRQFFFDTWHYFLMRGLLSSTDRRIAEIAEKSVKEVTYHLRRSGDLVVRLGDGTPVSHAKMQAAIDELWTYTGEVFIYDELELAMVEQGVAPAAEALREAFLQHVSEVFAEATLPMPDPGAYMQRGGKQGRHSERLGYILAEMQFLQRAYPGVEW
- the paaB gene encoding 1,2-phenylacetyl-CoA epoxidase subunit PaaB; its protein translation is MSKEWPLWEVFIRSQHGLAHKHVGSLHAPDAEMAINNARDVYTRRNEGVSIWVVKAADIVASSPSDKDALFEPSNSKVYRHPTFFPMPEEVKNL